Proteins encoded in a region of the Novibacillus thermophilus genome:
- the xylB gene encoding xylulokinase: MQYVIGVDLGTSAVKVLLVSRDGVVKEEVSKDYPLIQPRSGYSEQDPEEWVSKTVEALAELMTRSDVDPADVEGLSFSGQMHGLVLLDREQNVLRNAILWNDTRTTAQCRHIEEELGDALLDIAKNPALEGFTLPKLLWVKEHEPDVFERAALFMLPKDYVRFRLTGEIHCEYSDAAGTLMLDVTEKVWSRRICRAFDLPESLCPPLVAPHALVGTLLPDVAAATGLREETKVFAGGADNACGAIGANILAPGATLCSIGTSGVVLSYEEDKTRDFKGRVHFFNHGKADAYYTMGVTLAAGYSLSWFKQTFAPNEPFESLLRHVGNSEMGSNGLLFTPYLVGERTPHADAFIRGSFIGIDSSHTRDDFVRAVLEGITFSLNESLAIFREAGKTVDTVVSIGGGARNEAWLQMQADIFNARIVQLENEQGPGMGAAMLAAVGCGWFDSLKACAERFIRPAKTFEPVEEHVARYEELFPLYQKVYAETKELSEQLQPYRK; this comes from the coding sequence GTGCAATACGTGATCGGTGTTGATTTGGGAACGAGTGCGGTGAAAGTGCTCCTCGTGAGTCGGGACGGGGTCGTGAAGGAAGAAGTGTCCAAAGACTATCCCCTCATCCAGCCGCGATCCGGTTACAGTGAACAAGACCCGGAAGAGTGGGTCAGCAAAACAGTGGAAGCTCTAGCAGAGCTGATGACACGATCTGATGTCGATCCCGCTGATGTGGAAGGATTAAGTTTTTCCGGGCAGATGCACGGGCTCGTCCTCCTCGATCGGGAGCAAAACGTCCTCAGAAACGCGATTTTGTGGAACGATACGCGAACGACCGCCCAGTGCCGCCATATCGAGGAAGAGTTAGGCGATGCGCTGTTGGACATTGCGAAAAACCCTGCGTTGGAAGGTTTCACGTTGCCGAAGTTGCTGTGGGTGAAAGAACACGAACCGGATGTCTTTGAGCGGGCAGCGCTGTTTATGTTGCCGAAAGACTACGTCCGGTTCCGTCTCACAGGAGAGATTCACTGTGAATATTCCGATGCGGCGGGAACGCTCATGCTCGACGTGACGGAAAAAGTGTGGAGTCGCCGCATTTGTCGGGCTTTCGATCTTCCGGAGAGCTTGTGCCCGCCCCTTGTCGCTCCCCATGCCTTAGTCGGCACCCTTCTCCCCGACGTCGCAGCCGCGACGGGTTTGCGGGAGGAGACGAAAGTGTTCGCCGGGGGTGCAGACAACGCCTGCGGCGCCATCGGAGCGAACATATTGGCGCCGGGAGCAACGCTGTGCAGCATTGGGACGTCCGGGGTCGTCTTGTCGTACGAAGAAGACAAAACGCGGGATTTCAAAGGGAGGGTCCACTTTTTCAACCACGGGAAAGCAGACGCGTACTACACGATGGGTGTGACACTAGCCGCCGGCTACAGTCTCAGTTGGTTTAAACAGACGTTTGCGCCAAACGAACCGTTTGAATCGCTGTTAAGACATGTAGGGAACTCCGAAATGGGATCGAACGGGCTACTGTTCACCCCTTACTTGGTCGGAGAGCGGACCCCGCATGCAGATGCTTTTATCCGGGGCAGTTTTATCGGCATCGACAGTTCCCACACCCGAGACGATTTTGTGCGGGCTGTGTTGGAAGGCATCACGTTCTCCCTGAACGAGTCCCTCGCTATCTTCCGAGAGGCGGGTAAGACGGTCGACACCGTCGTCTCCATTGGCGGAGGGGCGCGAAACGAAGCGTGGCTGCAAATGCAGGCGGACATCTTTAACGCTCGCATTGTCCAACTGGAAAATGAGCAGGGTCCCGGGATGGGGGCAGCGATGCTTGCGGCGGTCGGCTGCGGATGGTTTGATTCGTTAAAGGCGTGTGCCGAGCGGTTCATCCGTCCGGCGAAAACGTTTGAACCGGTAGAGGAGCATGTCGCACGGTATGAAGAGCTGTTTCCGCTGTACCAAAAGGTGTATGCCGAGACGAAGGAACTGAGCGAACAGCTCCAGCCGTATCGCAAGTAG
- a CDS encoding transposase encodes MITNNRLNNQLPKEVKAIFDELEILKYLRKVGINKGFGYSCAYLFQLVFSLVFEGKNLFRLLQSKKAKDLPEKNAIYRFLNNPQYNWRRFLLVLSTFTIMKVSSLTRHDRPKVLIVDDSSYERNRSKKVELLARCFDHSSQKMRYYKGFRMLTLGWSDGATFLPIDFALLSSTNSQINGIDNRIDKRTSGYKRRVEALQKAPEVIPNMIKRALSQGIDASYVLMDTWFTQQPLIKSIVDQGLDVIGMVKDTKQRYQVNGEWVSLKKLYQTAKPSQHQKGILRSIHTTMANGVPVKVVFIRNRNKKRQWLAILSTDCTLSDQEIIRIYGIRWDIEVFFKTVKSLLKLQKEFQGRSYDSMISHTTIVFTRYIVLSWQNRVSTDYRTLGGIFYELCDEIDELDWAFALQLLIEILEDALQNVNQKIKKFIESQLRKWIVVLPNYIKAYLPKLSCES; translated from the coding sequence ATGATAACGAATAACAGACTGAACAATCAACTACCAAAAGAAGTAAAAGCTATATTTGATGAACTTGAAATCTTAAAATATTTAAGGAAAGTGGGAATTAACAAGGGTTTCGGTTATTCCTGCGCCTATTTATTCCAGCTAGTTTTTAGTTTGGTTTTTGAAGGCAAAAATTTGTTTCGACTTCTTCAAAGTAAAAAAGCTAAAGATTTGCCGGAAAAAAACGCTATTTATCGCTTCTTAAATAACCCTCAATACAATTGGCGCAGGTTTTTACTTGTTTTGAGTACTTTCACCATTATGAAGGTAAGTAGTTTAACGAGACACGACCGTCCGAAAGTGCTGATCGTGGACGACTCATCTTATGAACGAAATCGCAGTAAAAAGGTTGAACTGCTTGCTCGCTGTTTCGATCATTCTTCTCAAAAAATGCGTTATTACAAAGGATTTCGTATGCTTACACTCGGCTGGTCAGATGGTGCTACATTTTTGCCTATTGATTTTGCTTTATTAAGCTCTACGAATTCCCAAATCAATGGGATTGATAACCGAATCGATAAGCGTACATCCGGTTATAAGCGGCGTGTCGAAGCTTTACAAAAAGCGCCGGAAGTTATTCCCAATATGATTAAACGGGCACTTTCTCAAGGAATCGATGCCTCATACGTTTTAATGGATACATGGTTTACCCAACAGCCTTTGATCAAGTCCATTGTGGATCAAGGGTTGGATGTTATTGGAATGGTGAAGGATACAAAACAAAGATATCAAGTGAACGGTGAATGGGTGAGCCTAAAAAAACTATACCAAACAGCTAAACCATCACAACATCAAAAGGGTATTTTGCGCTCTATTCACACAACGATGGCAAATGGCGTACCTGTTAAAGTGGTATTTATCCGTAATCGTAATAAAAAGAGACAGTGGCTAGCTATTTTGAGTACAGACTGTACTTTATCGGATCAAGAAATCATTCGTATTTATGGGATACGTTGGGATATTGAAGTATTCTTCAAAACAGTCAAATCCTTATTGAAACTCCAAAAAGAGTTCCAAGGAAGATCTTATGATTCCATGATCAGCCATACCACTATTGTGTTTACAAGGTACATTGTTTTGTCTTGGCAAAACCGAGTAAGTACAGATTATCGAACATTAGGCGGCATTTTTTATGAACTTTGTGATGAAATCGATGAACTAGATTGGGCCTTTGCACTTCAACTACTCATTGAAATTCTTGAAGATGCACTTCAAAATGTAAATCAAAAGATTAAAAAATTCATCGAAAGTCAATTACGTAAATGGATTGTAGTTTTGCCTAATTATATCAAGGCTTATTTACCAAAATTGAGCTGCGAAAGTTGA
- a CDS encoding ThuA domain-containing protein: MTYLLMVSVVLYTVMVPLTMIVNPLAASAASADDLPQVTSDEDEKRVFMFTHTAGYRHESIDAAKEVMPQLAEEYGFHVDISEDVSDLNSDNLMQYDVLMFVNTTGNFGNDEQRQAVIDFVTSGKGFVGVHSATDTGYDWPEYGEMTGAYFKEHPWTEEVTFTIEDDEFPATAHLAPSYTQLEEVYVFQENPRHKGKHILMSLDMESVDGSRFEDHPTAWCSPHGEGRMFYTALGHYSETWYLEAFQQHLLGGLQYAWGGVPDHKCGEPSKKPGLIKEKITDSIPRPMALDIANDGTLFVISIEGYLYEVSQDGDTQQLLSLETTTEGEHGLMGIALDPDFEENGHIYLYYTEPETFVNKLSRFTYEDGSVDRSSEKVLYTLQSDATCCHQAGHLLFGPDGKLYLTSGDNHQPTNGPQPLSMETSQNLMDPRGSILRFNKDGTIPDDNPFVGRDDALPEIYAYGFRNPFRISIDEKTGVIYEGDVGPDHPTDDYDEFNAVTEPGQNFGWPLGIGDKPYSNYADRFPDMSAEDIEEAFAKTKKPSAFYPYTHKEPWGSGGRSAFAGPVYYHEGEGGFPDFMDGKLLAYDFVRGWVKLVTVDEEGNFLEVEDFIEGLELPMDIKVGPDGNLYVAQFGNSWWEENEYAGIFRFSWDVLERSPVIQAKASVTSGYAPLEVSFTTEGTYDPDGDDISFSWDFGDGNTSTEANPTHTYTENGEYRVTLVVTDSTGRSATWNRTIVVGNTPPEVEITSPPDATFFDMGDTFTFTGYATDAEDGEIACEDLEWQLDLLHDDHGHPQNYQRGCEATFTLYEPGHDPYRDNIWWQMKLVVKDSGGDGAPSLTGEDVIVFNQKRMQAENYDDMFGIQTEETSDYGGGQNVGYVEAGDWLKYEHIRLEDVEQMYFRVASESAGVHFDVRLDSPDGETIATVTHPATGGWQNWTTVGTELEYVPEGIHDLYIVFNSDGQNMNWFQFQLPGDDPPPEGDYPEVPSPEPSPVSLIGALDRSSWDVSASHSDSSDVPENAVDGNLDTRWTTGTPMKEGMWYQIDFGSPRLINRVHIDFGSNQNAEDHQDWFRGYDIQVSTDGENWTTVVAQESNEDVVVDETFDPVKARYVKIVNTKDDPDNHWWASIHEAHIFTPPVNAEKWTFSSNRGDENDEDNPSDEQHVVDRDPNTRWDSGGHQTPGQWFMVDMGEEKTIDTVTFDSLAHKDNYPRGYEIQISTDGEAWMTVAEKEQNEDVVIEETFDEVVARYVKIVQTGSSDEHWWAIDELDIQDTAAPVTVASLDGEKGEEGWYTSDVTLTLDAGDEDSDVARTEFSFDGETWETYSEPLLISDEGETDIWFRSTDAAGNVEASDSIRVVIFKLPPTAENMKKVVEQFEEDGAFTDEGASRKLNVHLTLVARYEDRGDAEKVVKHMQNFKLLLDYQRENELISEKASRTLNAYADYVVNKWL; encoded by the coding sequence ATGACATACCTACTGATGGTTTCAGTTGTTCTGTACACGGTGATGGTGCCGCTCACCATGATCGTAAATCCTCTAGCGGCATCAGCAGCCTCAGCGGATGATTTGCCTCAAGTGACGTCAGATGAGGACGAAAAAAGGGTCTTCATGTTCACACACACCGCCGGGTATCGCCATGAATCGATTGATGCCGCCAAGGAGGTCATGCCCCAATTAGCGGAAGAATACGGGTTTCACGTTGACATTTCAGAAGATGTAAGCGATTTAAATTCTGACAACTTGATGCAATACGACGTTTTAATGTTCGTCAATACGACAGGAAATTTCGGCAATGATGAACAGCGGCAGGCAGTGATCGACTTTGTCACATCTGGAAAAGGATTCGTGGGCGTTCACAGTGCGACGGATACCGGGTACGACTGGCCGGAGTACGGCGAAATGACAGGGGCGTACTTCAAGGAACACCCGTGGACCGAAGAGGTGACGTTCACGATAGAAGACGATGAATTTCCGGCGACCGCTCACCTGGCCCCCAGCTATACCCAATTGGAAGAGGTATACGTCTTTCAGGAAAATCCAAGGCATAAAGGCAAACATATTTTGATGAGTCTCGATATGGAGAGTGTCGACGGAAGTAGATTTGAAGATCATCCGACTGCGTGGTGTAGCCCGCATGGGGAGGGGAGAATGTTTTACACCGCCTTGGGTCATTATTCCGAAACGTGGTATTTGGAAGCGTTTCAACAGCACCTCTTAGGAGGATTGCAATACGCTTGGGGTGGCGTGCCCGACCATAAGTGTGGCGAGCCTTCCAAGAAACCGGGCTTGATTAAAGAGAAGATTACCGACTCCATTCCCCGCCCAATGGCTCTGGACATTGCTAACGATGGAACACTCTTCGTCATCAGTATCGAAGGCTATCTTTACGAGGTATCACAAGACGGCGACACCCAGCAGCTCCTGTCTCTCGAAACAACCACTGAAGGAGAACACGGCTTAATGGGTATCGCCTTAGACCCAGATTTTGAAGAAAATGGGCACATATATTTATATTACACCGAACCTGAGACTTTCGTCAACAAACTGTCGCGGTTTACGTATGAAGACGGCTCTGTCGACAGGTCGTCTGAAAAGGTCCTGTACACACTGCAGTCAGATGCGACTTGTTGTCACCAGGCAGGACACCTTTTGTTCGGACCGGATGGGAAACTGTATTTGACGTCAGGAGACAATCATCAGCCGACAAATGGACCGCAACCGTTGTCAATGGAAACGTCACAAAATCTGATGGATCCACGGGGCAGTATTCTTCGCTTCAATAAGGACGGAACCATCCCCGACGACAATCCGTTCGTGGGAAGGGACGACGCTCTGCCTGAAATTTACGCGTACGGTTTCCGCAACCCGTTCCGCATTTCTATCGACGAGAAGACTGGTGTCATTTACGAAGGTGACGTCGGTCCCGATCACCCGACAGACGATTACGACGAATTTAATGCGGTGACGGAACCGGGACAAAATTTTGGTTGGCCCCTCGGTATCGGGGATAAACCGTACAGCAATTATGCTGATCGGTTCCCGGATATGAGTGCTGAGGACATCGAAGAAGCGTTCGCTAAAACGAAAAAGCCGTCTGCTTTCTATCCTTACACACACAAAGAACCTTGGGGATCTGGCGGTCGATCTGCTTTTGCTGGTCCTGTCTACTATCATGAAGGGGAAGGTGGATTCCCAGATTTCATGGACGGCAAATTGTTGGCGTACGATTTTGTCCGCGGTTGGGTGAAGTTAGTCACAGTTGATGAAGAGGGCAACTTCCTGGAAGTGGAGGACTTTATCGAAGGTCTGGAACTGCCGATGGACATTAAAGTCGGTCCGGACGGTAATTTGTACGTGGCCCAGTTCGGGAACAGCTGGTGGGAAGAAAACGAGTACGCCGGAATTTTTAGATTCTCGTGGGACGTTTTGGAGCGAAGCCCGGTCATTCAAGCGAAAGCTAGTGTCACTTCCGGTTACGCCCCCTTGGAAGTATCATTCACGACTGAGGGAACGTACGATCCAGATGGCGACGACATCTCGTTCTCTTGGGATTTTGGTGACGGGAACACCAGTACAGAAGCCAATCCGACCCATACGTACACGGAAAACGGAGAATACAGAGTGACTCTCGTGGTCACGGACTCCACTGGCAGGAGTGCTACTTGGAACAGGACGATCGTCGTCGGAAACACGCCTCCTGAGGTCGAAATTACATCTCCGCCAGACGCCACATTCTTTGATATGGGCGATACGTTTACATTTACGGGATATGCCACTGATGCAGAAGACGGTGAAATCGCTTGTGAAGATTTGGAGTGGCAGCTCGACCTGTTGCACGACGACCACGGACACCCGCAAAATTACCAGCGGGGTTGTGAGGCCACTTTTACACTCTACGAGCCGGGACACGACCCTTACCGTGACAACATTTGGTGGCAAATGAAACTGGTGGTAAAAGACAGCGGGGGAGACGGAGCTCCGTCACTGACCGGGGAAGATGTCATTGTCTTCAATCAGAAACGGATGCAGGCTGAAAACTACGATGACATGTTCGGCATTCAGACAGAAGAGACTTCCGATTACGGCGGAGGCCAGAACGTCGGGTATGTGGAAGCAGGAGACTGGCTCAAGTATGAGCACATCCGTTTGGAAGATGTTGAACAGATGTACTTCCGGGTGGCGAGCGAGTCGGCAGGTGTTCATTTCGATGTGCGTTTAGATTCACCTGACGGTGAAACGATTGCCACAGTGACGCACCCTGCAACCGGCGGATGGCAGAATTGGACGACCGTCGGTACAGAACTAGAATATGTCCCGGAAGGGATACACGATCTTTACATTGTGTTTAACTCAGATGGGCAAAACATGAACTGGTTTCAGTTCCAACTCCCAGGAGACGATCCACCTCCAGAAGGAGACTACCCGGAAGTCCCGTCCCCTGAGCCGTCGCCTGTAAGTTTGATCGGGGCGTTGGACAGAAGCTCTTGGGATGTGTCTGCCAGCCACTCCGACTCATCGGACGTACCCGAGAACGCGGTTGACGGTAATCTCGACACGCGCTGGACGACAGGGACGCCGATGAAAGAGGGGATGTGGTATCAAATCGACTTTGGCAGTCCGCGTCTCATCAACCGGGTGCACATAGACTTTGGATCGAATCAAAACGCAGAAGACCATCAAGACTGGTTCCGCGGCTACGACATTCAAGTGTCGACAGACGGGGAGAACTGGACGACTGTCGTCGCTCAAGAGTCGAACGAGGATGTGGTCGTCGATGAGACGTTCGACCCGGTTAAAGCCCGTTACGTGAAGATTGTCAACACGAAAGACGACCCAGACAATCACTGGTGGGCTTCGATTCACGAAGCACACATCTTCACCCCACCGGTTAACGCGGAGAAGTGGACGTTTTCCTCAAACCGCGGCGATGAGAACGACGAGGACAATCCCTCCGATGAACAGCACGTTGTAGACCGTGACCCTAACACTCGTTGGGACTCCGGCGGGCATCAGACGCCCGGACAGTGGTTCATGGTCGACATGGGTGAGGAAAAAACGATTGACACAGTGACGTTTGATTCACTGGCACACAAAGATAACTACCCCCGCGGCTATGAGATCCAGATCTCGACGGACGGGGAAGCATGGATGACGGTAGCTGAAAAAGAACAAAACGAGGACGTCGTCATTGAGGAAACATTTGATGAAGTGGTCGCTCGTTACGTGAAAATTGTCCAAACAGGATCGTCCGATGAGCATTGGTGGGCCATCGACGAACTGGACATTCAAGATACGGCAGCGCCGGTGACGGTCGCTTCCCTCGACGGTGAAAAAGGGGAAGAAGGCTGGTATACGTCAGATGTGACGCTGACCCTTGACGCGGGGGACGAAGATTCAGACGTCGCAAGAACTGAGTTCAGCTTTGATGGAGAGACGTGGGAAACGTACAGTGAACCCCTGCTGATTAGCGACGAAGGCGAGACGGATATATGGTTCCGCTCTACTGATGCAGCAGGAAATGTCGAAGCAAGTGATTCCATCCGCGTTGTGATCTTCAAGTTGCCCCCGACTGCGGAAAATATGAAGAAGGTTGTGGAACAGTTTGAGGAAGACGGAGCCTTCACTGACGAAGGAGCGTCTCGCAAGCTGAACGTTCACTTGACGTTAGTGGCCCGCTATGAAGACAGAGGCGATGCCGAAAAAGTCGTCAAACACATGCAAAACTTTAAGCTTTTACTCGACTACCAACGAGAGAATGAGCTCATATCGGAAAAGGCGTCCCGCACATTAAACGCCTATGCCGATTACGTCGTCAATAAGTGGCTGTAG
- a CDS encoding sugar phosphate isomerase/epimerase family protein, translating into MKLAFSTNAFTNMTLPEAVAAVGRLGYEGVEILADVPHAFPPRDDAPWVLDVKWQLERYDIKVSNINGNTAAGFFRDRTGEPTFEPSLCNAAQDVRRQRINYTKGCIDLANVLGASNISITSGMCLPGNPPRQALKFLRESLEELVDYAEQREVNIGIEYEPGLLIENGQELFELMQVVASPRLGVNLDVGHVQVIGEDLDILLKKLGPRIWNVHLEDIDRQKHYHLIPGEGTMDFHSIIGKLRHIGYDRYITVELYTYVNEPVNAAERSISFLRPLVKSTEGEIVNEVF; encoded by the coding sequence ATGAAACTCGCTTTTAGCACGAATGCATTTACGAACATGACATTGCCTGAAGCGGTAGCGGCAGTAGGCCGGCTCGGCTACGAAGGGGTTGAAATATTGGCCGATGTCCCACACGCGTTTCCACCGAGGGACGATGCGCCGTGGGTACTTGATGTGAAATGGCAGCTAGAGCGATACGACATAAAGGTGTCCAATATTAACGGCAACACGGCAGCCGGATTCTTTCGCGACCGGACAGGGGAACCGACATTTGAACCGTCCCTTTGCAATGCCGCGCAGGACGTGAGGCGTCAACGAATTAACTACACGAAAGGCTGTATCGATCTGGCCAACGTTCTAGGAGCGTCGAACATCAGCATTACGAGCGGAATGTGTCTTCCCGGGAACCCGCCGCGGCAAGCATTGAAGTTTTTGCGCGAATCATTAGAAGAACTGGTAGACTATGCAGAACAGCGCGAGGTGAATATCGGGATTGAGTATGAACCGGGGCTTTTGATCGAGAACGGCCAAGAACTGTTTGAATTGATGCAAGTCGTAGCGTCTCCAAGACTCGGAGTCAATTTAGATGTGGGACATGTCCAGGTCATCGGCGAAGATTTAGACATTCTATTGAAAAAATTGGGCCCCCGCATTTGGAATGTGCATTTGGAAGACATTGACAGACAGAAACACTATCACCTCATTCCGGGGGAAGGCACGATGGATTTTCACAGTATTATAGGGAAATTGAGACATATCGGCTACGATCGCTATATCACGGTCGAGTTGTACACCTATGTAAACGAACCTGTGAATGCTGCAGAAAGATCAATCAGTTTTTTACGACCGCTGGTTAAATCTACAGAAGGAGAGATTGTGAATGAAGTATTTTGA